The following are encoded in a window of Cataglyphis hispanica isolate Lineage 1 chromosome 21, ULB_Chis1_1.0, whole genome shotgun sequence genomic DNA:
- the LOC126857381 gene encoding uncharacterized protein LOC126857381 isoform X1 — protein MSEIDAKVNMSLDEIIKMEKKEKKKKNVAANGKTGGPKRNRGAVRSRTGFRGRGTRIKRGNVGVIVKKQQQQQTWQRNANNTNNVRGFAKNRFKKNVGNLVRSRSNLSLNQKTNARGAFNVRRGRGNRFSGLTRSRSRTNLTFNQGGFFTNNKSPLKRTNSLPNLRDPNSVHNRLGYQSPAQIAYRNRVKRAKQLLLQRQNQRLNLQNQFRLAQSGQKPLLSMQPRTLGRQQILTSQRRFTTGGLRSDQIARAQRRAQYEQKLMRMNSARLTPTPNVNFMCTLGSEYTPTTTRQRPLTLTQSRHTAAMSNMRQLPRGRSPYRQSAPGVNMIGRAPLFGAQFGRQRSRSRSRSRSGTHNTNTSDSSGDVDDRSFSEVMYSLSGNLGVTGRTLNDRFSF, from the exons ATGTCAGAGATTGACGCAAAAGTGAATATGTCGCTCG atgaaatcataaaaatggagaaaaaggagaaaaagaaaaagaatgtgGCGGCGAATGGCAAAACCGGCGGTCCCAAGCGCAATCGCGGTGCTGTAAGAAGCCGAACTGGATTTAGAGGAAGAGGTACAAGAATCAAACGGGGCAATGTCGGAGTCATCGTGAAgaaacagcagcagcaacagacTTGGCAACGCAATGCGAATAACACAAATAATGTTCGCGGTTTCGCTAAGAATCGCTTTAAGAAGAATGTCGGCAATCTCGTGAGATCGCGCAGCAATTTGAGTTTGAATCAGAAAACAAACGCGAGAGGTGCGTTCAACGTGCGTCGTGGCAGAGGCAATAGATTCTCCGGTTTGACTCGTAGCAGAAGTCGCACCAACTTGACGTTCAATCAGGGTGGCTTCTTCACAAATAACAAGAGCCCATTAAAGAGAACGAATAGCTTGCCCAATCTGCGAGATCCGAATTCTGTCCACAATCGCTTAGGATATCAAAGTCCTGCTCAGATCGCTTATCGAAATCGTGTGAAACGTGCAAAGCAGCTGCTTCTACAGAGACAGAATCAGAGGTTAAACTTACAGAATCAATTCAGA CTGGCACAGTCTGGACAAAAGCCTCTACTCTCTATGCAGCCAAGAACTTTGGGAAGACAACAAATATTAACGTCGCAGCGTCGCTTTACAACCGGTGGATTGCGATCCGATCAAATCGCTCGTGCGCAAAGGCGGGCACAATACGAACAAAAATTGATGAGAAtgaa CTCTGCCCGACTGACTCCTACTCCAAATGTTAACTTCATGTGCACACTGGGAAGTGAGTACACACCTACCACCACACGTCAGCGACCACTCACTCTCACCCAAAGTCGACACACTGCGGCCATGAGTAATATGCGACAATTGCCTAGAGGACGATCGCCATATAGACAAAGCGCACCGGGTGTAAATAtg ATTGGTCGAGCACCGTTATTCGGAGCACAATTCGGCCGACAACGCTCGAGATCGAGATCACGATCACGTTCGGGCACACACAACACGAATACATCCGATTCCAGTGGAGACGTTGATGATCGCAGTTTCAGCGAAGTTATGTACAGCCTATCAGGAAATCTCGGCGTTACAGGGCGAACCCTTAATGATCggtttagtttttaa
- the LOC126857497 gene encoding leucine-rich repeat and guanylate kinase domain-containing protein-like, producing MYEDSLKDINLPFEILQDTSAKNSPRISSTNSTLNVSSESYGCQSTFVDHEQKQRIIDSDWGGYALDFDLWDDNKSPVIQIRPNEISFDDRECCGFLSDRLIGTGLSFLTRSPENGLYILGKCVLKYRNLTDVTMLQYHRHLQYINIAYNNISCLSFLGSLPYLMYLNAAHNEIKHLPNFAPPWYLTYVNLSYNHMTDIGDLKNCWSIVRLNLSHNTIENISGLENLKHLQYLNLSYNLIECIRNLDGLNIRELNLEGNCITSFKSAIPGRGINTLLHLRIIILGYNRLSTLEFFKDAYNLRYVDLKFNKISDLLEILNLKGSIDEVDLTGNTCTKWPNYRNMLISSIPSIRFIDGVEVFTTEKVTSAMLFASSLDLIAARKVAKLTLLEQLNITKTDDHVQPYDKINPPLMILTGPSALQKMALALHLARTIPEKVKYCRWHTTKEICEDDDEHNAYILVNREKFNDMARRGEFLVILDLLGESYGFHTNQISPLIFENRIGLTQMNLYAVTEISKRYPNVKPILVLTQSEDLHRDWIHEKFDVHTWIKDSVENLLIVKISKHREDKEAETASCKLNFIKEILDEIMHRLEFPSYSISVRPQNGATMTDIILQSKTMLPKVVIQRSELVAKEKKRVAHRKSKDNQLSEKNDVMGLKVLLDEESNIIVDDKKTKHEMHRSRMVRRRNTLIRTLNDFDNNDLSESISSEEEAQIREEKPMHEREEALKNTYVELVLKTRQLYLDYHESHPGFFTLVLLMDDYAEAFNSLSKFIHESYISQPYKRPIFLSEMEHFRQIAIPIELENIVNEIRGNLSTSKLQHRTILKMQGNI from the exons atgtatgaagaTAGTCTGAAGGATATAAATCTTccttttgaaatattacaaGATACCTCTGCCAAAAACTCTCCACGAATATCGTCAACAAATTCAACTCTAAAT GTCTCATCTGAATCGTATGGATGTCAATCCACCTTTGTTGATCACGAGCAAAAACAGCGAATTATCGATAGCGATTGGGGAGGATACGCTTTGGATTTTGATTTATGGGATGATAACAAATCTCCCGTGATACAAATAAGACCAAATGAGATATCATTCGATGATAGGGAATGCTGCGGTTTTTTATCAGACAGATTAATAGGCACCGGTTTATCCTTTTTAACAAGATCACCCGAGAATGGTCTTTACATTCTCGGTAAATGTGTCCTGAAATACAga aaTCTAACAGACGTCACTATGTTGCAATATCATCGACacttgcaatatattaatatcgcctataataatatatcgtgtTTATCGTTTTTGGGCAGTCTTCCATATCTAATGTATCTTAACGCAGCGCACAATGAGATTAAGCATTTGCCAAATTTCGCACCTCCTTGGTATCTTACCTacgtaaatttatcttataatcaTATGACGGATATAGGCGACTTGAAAAATTGTTGGAGTATCGTCAGGTTAAATTTATCTCACAACACTATAGAAAACATCTCTGGtctagaaaatttaaa ACACTTGCAATATCTAAACTTATCCTACAACCTTATCGAATGTATAAGAAATTTGGACGGTCTGAATATACgggaattaaatttagaagGCAATTgcataacgtcgtttaaatcCGCTATACCCGGTCGTGGCATAAACACGTTACTTCATCtacgaataataattctagGATACAATAGATTATCGActttagaatttttcaaa GATGCGTACAATTTACGTTACGTagatctaaaatttaataaaatctccgACCTGTTGGAAATACTGAATCTGAAGGGTTCAATAGATGAAGTAGACTTGACAGGTAACACTTGCACAAAATGGCCCAATTATCGAAACATGTTGATATCCTCTATACCCAGCATTAGATTTATCGATGGTGTTGAAGTATTTACGACCGAAAAG GTAACATCAGCCATGCTATTCGCATCGTCGTTAGATTTGATAGCTGCCCGTAAAGTAGCAAAATTAACATTACTAGAGCAGTTAAATATCACCAAAACAGATGACCATGTGCAACCTTATGATAAAATCAACCCTCCTCTGATGATATTAACAGGACCATCAGCACTGCAAAAAATGGCACTGGCATTGCACCTAGCTCGAACAATTCctgaaaaa GTAAAATACTGTCGCTGGCATActacaaaagaaatatgtgaAGACGATGACGAGCATAATGCTTATATTCTTGTAAACCGGGAAAAGTTTAACGACATGGCACGACGTGGAGAATTTTTAGTTATCTTAGACCTGTTGGGTGAAAGTTATGGATTCC atacgAATCAAATCAGTCCGTTGATATTTGAAAACAGAATTGGACTTACACAAATGAATCTCTATGCAGTTACAGAAATCTCTAAACGATATCCGAACGTCAAGCCGATCTTGGTACTAACACAGAGTGAGGATCTTCACAGAGACTGGATACATGAGAAATTTGACGTCCACACGTGGATCAAAGACAGCGtagaaaatttgttaatcGTTAAAATAAGCAAACATCGAGAAGATAAGGAAGCAGAAACTGCtagttgtaaattaaatttcatcaaGGAAATTTTGGACGAG ATAATGCACCGTCTAGAATTCCCAAGTTACAGCATCAGCGTAAGGCCGCAAAATGGAGCTACAATGACAGACATAATATTGCAAAGTAAAACGATGTTACCGAAAGTCGTAATACAAAGGAGTGAATTAGtggcgaaagaaaaaaaacgcgtTGCACACAGGAAAAGTAAAGATAATCAACTGtctgaaaaaaatgatgtgaTGGGATTAAAA GTACTATTAGATGAGGAATCAAATATCATCGTCGATGATAAAAAGACAAAACATGAAATGCATAGATCAAGGATGGTACGTCGTCGTAATACCTTGATCAGAACACTTaatgattttgataataatgatcTTAGCGAATCAATATCTTCCGAAGAAGAAGCGCAAATA CGTGAAGAAAAACCAATGCATGAAAGAGAagaagcattaaaaaatacatatgttgaACTTGTTCTAAAAACTAGACAATTGTATTTAGATTATCACGAAAGTCATCCTGGCTTTTTTACTTTGGTG ttACTTATGGATGATTATGCAGAAGCCTTTAACTCCCtaagtaaatttattcatgaatCATACATAAGCCAACCTTATAAGAGACCAATTTTTTTGTCGGAAATGGAACATTTTAGACAGATAGCAATTCCTATCGAGcttgaaaatattgttaatgaaATTAGAGG AAATTTGTCAACATCAAAACTGCAACATAgaacgatattaaaaatgcaggggaatatataa
- the LOC126857379 gene encoding succinate--CoA ligase [ADP-forming] subunit beta, mitochondrial-like, which produces MSFMISSLAGICARGINKQLLAHNVPIFKQVVRNLEIHEHMAYTLLKKAGIPTPPFGVAKTADEVVKIVKDLDTKDLVLKAQILAGGRALGHFKDTDIGGVIMCESPEQVKELASKMIGKVLITKQTGAAGKICNSVMVTARMFPRKEYYMAVMLETAFDGPVIIVSKQGGVNIEEVAAAHPEAVSYIPIDISKGLTCEQADYAAEKLGFTGLSKEIASIVACNLYELFVETDALLLEVNPYAEDICGQYYALDCKCKFDDSADFRQKELFAMKDWTQMDPKEVEAEKHNLNYIALDGNIGCMVNGAGLAMATMDIIKLFGGIPANFLDVGGTATIETVREGFKILSSDLHVEAILVNIFGGIMRCDIIAQGIIDAFKELHLQVPVVVRLQGTNVDKAKQLILESQLEVISVDGFAEAAETAVKLALIMNLAKSLNLDIHFNSKLDKKTKNPEKSKE; this is translated from the exons ATGTCATTTATGATATCGTCTTTAGCAGGAATATGCGCTCGAGGAATAAACAAACAG CTGTTAGCGCACAACGTGCCAATCTTTAAACAAGTGGTGCGAAATTTAGAGATACACGAGCACATGGCGTACACTTTATTAAAGAAAGCCGGCATACCTACTCCACCTTTCGGGGTAGCGAAGACGGCCGATGAAGTCGTCAAAATAGTTAAGGATTTGGATACTAAGGATCTCGTACTGAAAGCGCAGATTTTAGCCGGAGGTAGAGCACTGGGTCATTTTAAGGATACTGATATCGGTGGCGTTATAATGTGCGAATC ACCGGAGCAAGTGAAGGAATTGGCGAGCAAAATGATTGGCAAAGTGCTCATAACTAAACAAACGGGTGCGGCTGGAAAGATATGTAATTCTGTGATGGTGACGGCACGCATGTTTCCAcgtaaagaatattatatggcGGTGATGCTGGAAACTGCTTTCGAT ggACCCGTAATAATTGTTTCCAAACAAGGCGGCGTAAACATCGAGGAGGTCGCCGCTGCTCATCCCGAAGCAGTTTCCTATATACCGATTGACATAAGCAAAGGCTTAACGTGCGAACAAGCGGACTACGCCGCTGAGAAGCTCGGATTTACGGGACTCAGCAAAGAAATTGCGTCGATTGTCGCTTGTAATCTGTACGAATTGTTCGTCGAGACGGACGCTTTGCTTCTCGAGGTCAATCCCTACGCGGAGGATATTTGTGGccaat ATTATGCTCTAGAttgcaaatgtaaatttgACGATAGCGCCGATTTCCGACAGAAGGAATTGTTTGCGATGAAAGACTGGACTCAGATGGATCCGAAGGAAGTCGAAGCggaaaaacataatttaaattacatagcTCTAGATGGAAATATCGGCTGTATGGTAAACGGCGCTGGTTTAGCTATGGCCACCATGGACATCATAAAGCTTTTTGGCGGTATCCCGGCAAATTTCTTGGACGTCGGAGGTACCGCTACAATCGAGACCGTGAGGGAgggtttcaaaatattatcttctGATCTGCAT GTGGAAGctattttagtaaatatctTTGGTGGCATAATGAGATGCGACATAATCGCCCAAGGAATCATCGATGCTTTTAAAGAGTTACATTTGCAAGTACCTGTAGTTGTACGATTACAG GGTACTAATGTTGATAAAGCTAAACAATTGATACTAGAGTCTCAGTTAGAAGTAATTTCCGTGGATGGATTTGCTGAAGCAGCCGAGACAGCGGTCAAGTTAGCATTGATTATGAATCTGGCGAAGTCTTTGAATTTAGATATTCATTTCAATtctaaattagataaaaaaacgaAGAACCCTGAGAAAAGCAAGGAGTAA
- the LOC126857383 gene encoding PCNA-associated factor-like, protein MVRTKADRVPGKAVGSKAPGKVSAGSAGKKNNGRKSAGKSYGGGNPYHPRETPEWQKPITSFMNISSKTTTSNASPIKEKIETRASKSNCEDPNAEESTTEEDDETD, encoded by the exons ATGGTGAGAACAAAGGCGGATAGAGTGCCAGGAAAAG CTGTAGGCAGTAAGGCGCCTGGAAAAGTTAGCGCGGGTTCTGCTGGCAAGAAAAATAATGGCAGAAAAA gTGCAGGAAAAAGCTATGGAGGTGGAAATCCCTATCATCCAAGAGAAACACCAGAGTGGCAGAAACCTATCACttcatttatgaatataagtTCAAAGACAACTACAAGTAACGCATCaccaataaaagaaaaaatt GAAACTCGAGCTTCAAAGTCTAACTGTGAGGATCCAAATGCTGAAGAAAGCACAACAGAAGAAGACGATGAaactgattaa
- the LOC126857380 gene encoding succinate--CoA ligase [ADP-forming] subunit beta, mitochondrial-like, translating into MATMLSRTISLAEGLCRLNGPKILMCKTNLVKQPARNLNVHEHISYSLLNEAGVPTPKFGVAKTADEAAKLAADLKTKDIVLKAQVLAGGRGKGHFKGTNISGVKMCETPEEAKLLASQMLGNLLITKQTGEAGRICNAVMVTQRMFPRKEYYLAVMMERAFGGPIIIASSQGGVNIEEVAATNPSAIMYEPIDINKGITKEQAERIVNKLGLDNVKDYISKMIINLYQMFLKKDAVLVEVNPLAEDINGNYFALDCKCRFDDNAEFRQKELFSLRDWSQEDQKEVEAAKFDLNYIALDGNIGCMVNGAGLAMATMDIIKLHGGEPANFLDVGGGASTAAVKEAFKIITSDSRVHALLVNIFGGIMRCDVIAEGIIAATKELSLKIPVVVRLQGTNVDEAKALIANAGLKIVPIDDLDEAARVAVKLSTIVKLAQSENLSVNFEIPAIS; encoded by the exons ATGGCTACCATGTTGTCGCGGACGATCTCGCTCGCGGAGGGTCTCTGCCGATTGAACGGTCCTAAG aTATTGATGTGCAAAACTAACTTGGTGAAACAACCAGCCAGGAATTTAAATGTTCACGAACATATTAGCTACAGTTTGCTCAATGAAGCTGGTGTACCTACTCCGAAATTTGGCGTTGCCAAGACTGCCGATGAGGCGGCCAAACTTGCTGCCGACTTGAAAACGAAAGATATTGTCTTGAAGGCTCAAGTTCTCGCTGGCGGCAGAGGAAAGGGTCACTTTAAAGGAACGAATATCAGTGGAGTGAAGATGTGTGAAAc TCCAGAAGAAGCTAAGTTATTAGCAAGTCAAATGCTGGGTAACTTATTAATCACTAAACAGACCGGCGAAGCCGGTAGGATATGTAATGCCGTGATGGTCACGCAACGCATGTTTCCTCGTAAAGAATACTATCTTGCAGTCATGATGGAAAGAGCCTTTGGT gGTCCCATCATTATAGCTTCCAGCCAAGGTGGGGTAAATATCGAGGAAGTTGCTGCTACGAATCCTAGTGCCATCATGTACGAACCTATTGACATCAATAAGGGAATTACGAAGGAGCAGGCGGAACGCATAGTTAACAAACTTGGTCTCGATAATGTGAAGGATTACATTTccaaaatgattataaatctttaccAAATGTTCCTCAAAAAGGATGCCGTTCTTGTGGAAGTGAATCCTCTTGCCGAAGACATTAATGGGAACT attttgCTCTGGATTGCAAATGTCGATTCGATGACAACGCCGAGTTCAGGCAAAAGGAACTGTTTAGTCTCAGGGATTGGTCTCAGGAGGATCAGAAGGAAGTTGAAGCTGcgaaatttgatttgaattatattgcgCTCGATGGCAATATAGGTTGCATGGTGAATGGAGCTGGATTAGCTATGGCTACGAtggatatcataaaattacatgGTGGTGAACCAGCTAATTTCCTCGATGTTGGTGGTGGTGCATCAACTGCTGCAGTGAAAGAAGCATTCAAAATCATTACCTCTGATTCACGA gTTCACGCTcttttagttaatatttttggaGGCATCATGAGATGCGACGTCATAGCAGAGGGCATTATTGCTGCGACTAAGGAATTAAGCTTAAAAATTCCCGTCGTCGTAAGATTGCAG GGTACCAACGTGGACGAAGCCAAAGCTCTGATCGCCAATGCGGGTTTAAAAATCGTGCCAATCGATGATTTGGATGAAGCAGCCCGAGTTGCAGTGAAATTATCGACCATTGTTAAATTAGCGCAATCTGAAAATCTCAGTGTAAATTTCGAAATACCGGCAATTTCTTAG
- the LOC126857381 gene encoding uncharacterized protein LOC126857381 isoform X2 — protein MEKKEKKKKNVAANGKTGGPKRNRGAVRSRTGFRGRGTRIKRGNVGVIVKKQQQQQTWQRNANNTNNVRGFAKNRFKKNVGNLVRSRSNLSLNQKTNARGAFNVRRGRGNRFSGLTRSRSRTNLTFNQGGFFTNNKSPLKRTNSLPNLRDPNSVHNRLGYQSPAQIAYRNRVKRAKQLLLQRQNQRLNLQNQFRLAQSGQKPLLSMQPRTLGRQQILTSQRRFTTGGLRSDQIARAQRRAQYEQKLMRMNSARLTPTPNVNFMCTLGSEYTPTTTRQRPLTLTQSRHTAAMSNMRQLPRGRSPYRQSAPGVNMIGRAPLFGAQFGRQRSRSRSRSRSGTHNTNTSDSSGDVDDRSFSEVMYSLSGNLGVTGRTLNDRFSF, from the exons atggagaaaaaggagaaaaagaaaaagaatgtgGCGGCGAATGGCAAAACCGGCGGTCCCAAGCGCAATCGCGGTGCTGTAAGAAGCCGAACTGGATTTAGAGGAAGAGGTACAAGAATCAAACGGGGCAATGTCGGAGTCATCGTGAAgaaacagcagcagcaacagacTTGGCAACGCAATGCGAATAACACAAATAATGTTCGCGGTTTCGCTAAGAATCGCTTTAAGAAGAATGTCGGCAATCTCGTGAGATCGCGCAGCAATTTGAGTTTGAATCAGAAAACAAACGCGAGAGGTGCGTTCAACGTGCGTCGTGGCAGAGGCAATAGATTCTCCGGTTTGACTCGTAGCAGAAGTCGCACCAACTTGACGTTCAATCAGGGTGGCTTCTTCACAAATAACAAGAGCCCATTAAAGAGAACGAATAGCTTGCCCAATCTGCGAGATCCGAATTCTGTCCACAATCGCTTAGGATATCAAAGTCCTGCTCAGATCGCTTATCGAAATCGTGTGAAACGTGCAAAGCAGCTGCTTCTACAGAGACAGAATCAGAGGTTAAACTTACAGAATCAATTCAGA CTGGCACAGTCTGGACAAAAGCCTCTACTCTCTATGCAGCCAAGAACTTTGGGAAGACAACAAATATTAACGTCGCAGCGTCGCTTTACAACCGGTGGATTGCGATCCGATCAAATCGCTCGTGCGCAAAGGCGGGCACAATACGAACAAAAATTGATGAGAAtgaa CTCTGCCCGACTGACTCCTACTCCAAATGTTAACTTCATGTGCACACTGGGAAGTGAGTACACACCTACCACCACACGTCAGCGACCACTCACTCTCACCCAAAGTCGACACACTGCGGCCATGAGTAATATGCGACAATTGCCTAGAGGACGATCGCCATATAGACAAAGCGCACCGGGTGTAAATAtg ATTGGTCGAGCACCGTTATTCGGAGCACAATTCGGCCGACAACGCTCGAGATCGAGATCACGATCACGTTCGGGCACACACAACACGAATACATCCGATTCCAGTGGAGACGTTGATGATCGCAGTTTCAGCGAAGTTATGTACAGCCTATCAGGAAATCTCGGCGTTACAGGGCGAACCCTTAATGATCggtttagtttttaa